A window of Microcystis aeruginosa FD4 contains these coding sequences:
- a CDS encoding CmpA/NrtA family ABC transporter substrate-binding protein: MSNFSRRKFLTTAAVSAAGAVVLKGCVGNPPDSTGGTTTTAPASPAASPVAVAPGEAPETTKIKLGYIPIVEAAPLIIAKEKGFFAKHGMPDVEVSKQANWGSARDNVEIGADAGGIDGGQWQMPMPYLISEGLITKNNVKVPMYVLAQLNTQGNGIAIAGKHEGKNIGLDLKPAKDYILGMKTTGTPFKAAYTFPKANQDFWIRYWLAAGGINPDTDINLIAVPAAQTVANMKTGTMDAFSTGDPWPARIVADQIGFMSALTAEIWPYHPEEYLAIRADWVDKNPKATKAVLKAVMEGQQWLDQEANRAEAAAILAKPAYFNLKEELIAGPLKGIQKMGDGKPEITDKNKGVFYWKDPAGSVSYPYKSHDLWFLTESVRWGFLPKETLTTASALIDKVNREELWKAAATELGVPAADIPTSTSRGVEKFFDGKTFDPANPQAYLDSLEIKK, from the coding sequence ATGTCAAATTTTTCGAGACGGAAATTTTTAACCACGGCGGCAGTTTCAGCGGCAGGGGCTGTTGTCCTGAAAGGTTGTGTGGGTAATCCCCCCGACAGTACGGGTGGAACCACCACCACCGCGCCCGCTTCCCCAGCAGCCTCTCCCGTAGCGGTGGCTCCCGGAGAGGCCCCCGAAACCACCAAAATTAAATTAGGTTATATTCCTATTGTTGAGGCCGCACCTTTAATTATTGCCAAGGAAAAAGGCTTTTTCGCTAAACACGGGATGCCCGATGTGGAAGTCTCCAAACAAGCAAACTGGGGATCCGCTAGGGATAACGTCGAAATTGGTGCAGATGCGGGCGGAATTGACGGAGGACAGTGGCAAATGCCCATGCCTTACCTAATTTCCGAGGGACTAATCACCAAAAATAACGTTAAAGTCCCCATGTATGTGTTAGCGCAGTTAAACACCCAGGGTAACGGAATTGCGATCGCAGGTAAACACGAGGGCAAAAATATCGGTTTAGACCTGAAACCCGCCAAAGATTACATCCTCGGCATGAAAACGACGGGAACTCCCTTCAAAGCTGCCTATACTTTCCCGAAAGCTAACCAAGACTTCTGGATTCGTTACTGGTTAGCCGCCGGTGGTATTAACCCCGATACGGATATTAACCTAATTGCCGTACCCGCAGCCCAAACCGTGGCCAACATGAAAACGGGAACCATGGATGCGTTTAGTACCGGCGATCCTTGGCCGGCGAGAATTGTGGCTGATCAGATCGGTTTTATGTCAGCTTTAACCGCAGAAATCTGGCCCTATCACCCGGAAGAATACCTCGCTATCCGCGCCGATTGGGTGGATAAAAACCCGAAAGCCACCAAAGCGGTGTTAAAAGCAGTCATGGAAGGGCAGCAATGGCTAGATCAAGAGGCAAATCGAGCAGAAGCGGCGGCAATTCTCGCTAAACCGGCTTATTTCAACCTCAAAGAAGAACTTATCGCCGGTCCCCTCAAAGGAATACAGAAAATGGGTGACGGTAAACCGGAAATCACCGACAAAAATAAAGGGGTTTTCTACTGGAAAGATCCTGCTGGTAGCGTTTCCTATCCCTACAAGAGTCATGATCTCTGGTTTTTAACCGAAAGTGTTCGTTGGGGTTTCTTGCCGAAAGAAACTTTAACCACTGCCTCAGCATTAATCGACAAAGTTAACCGCGAGGAGCTTTGGAAAGCGGCAGCCACGGAATTAGGAGTTCCCGCGGCCGATATTCCCACCAGTACCTCCCGCGGTGTCGAAAAATTCTTTGATGGCAAAACTTTTGACCCCGCCAATCCCCAAGCTTATCTCGATAGTTTGGAGATTAAAAAATAG
- a CDS encoding molecular chaperone DnaJ — MTRSKKPKSPNCSDSPTSPSLALSSLHFRLQALEEEHQWLLKQIARKRTELKKFLDQMRSLATEIFQRGQPLYQKLSDLDSEIHALFDEILTARKLGQQTKKSILGIYQTLQLTGVISPKFEDGDEELDELFGDEEPEGSSEQSAQDFFSGGDSYSRHDDGTELSPESSPKSPESRQIRRTFLRMAEIFHPDKVTDPETRMRHNEIMKEVNRAYKEGDIAKLLEIERQHQMGDSFAVEGSSESDLKRQCERVETNNELLKKQYENLKRELRSVRNTPEGEMVKASRACEKDGIDPIEQMLEEMKLQVQSTEKIYNFVRDFRDKKITVKEFLRGPARNMGSSPEEMEEIFEQLLEELYRISR; from the coding sequence ATGACCAGATCTAAAAAGCCGAAATCACCGAACTGCTCTGATTCGCCCACCTCACCTTCCTTGGCTCTCTCTTCCCTACATTTTCGTCTCCAAGCTTTAGAGGAGGAGCATCAGTGGCTCCTCAAGCAGATTGCCAGAAAACGCACCGAACTGAAGAAATTCCTCGACCAAATGCGTTCCTTGGCGACGGAGATTTTCCAGAGAGGGCAACCCCTCTATCAAAAACTTAGCGACCTCGACAGCGAAATACACGCCCTTTTTGACGAAATCCTCACTGCGAGAAAATTGGGGCAGCAGACGAAGAAAAGCATTCTCGGAATTTACCAGACACTTCAGTTAACGGGGGTGATTAGCCCAAAATTTGAGGATGGAGATGAAGAACTAGACGAACTTTTTGGAGACGAAGAACCAGAAGGATCATCGGAGCAATCCGCGCAGGATTTCTTCTCTGGGGGAGACTCATATAGCCGTCACGATGATGGAACAGAGCTATCACCTGAAAGCTCGCCTAAATCTCCTGAATCTAGACAAATACGCCGCACTTTCCTGAGAATGGCCGAGATTTTTCACCCCGACAAGGTTACAGACCCCGAAACTCGGATGCGTCACAACGAGATTATGAAGGAAGTCAACCGCGCCTATAAAGAGGGAGATATTGCCAAACTGCTAGAAATCGAACGACAGCATCAAATGGGGGACTCTTTCGCGGTTGAAGGCTCATCGGAAAGCGACCTCAAACGACAGTGCGAGAGGGTTGAAACCAATAACGAACTACTCAAAAAGCAATACGAGAACCTGAAAAGAGAACTGCGCTCGGTGCGAAATACTCCAGAAGGCGAGATGGTGAAGGCCAGTCGCGCTTGTGAGAAGGATGGCATCGACCCGATTGAGCAAATGCTAGAGGAGATGAAATTACAAGTTCAATCCACCGAAAAAATCTATAATTTTGTCCGGGACTTCCGCGATAAAAAGATAACGGTTAAAGAGTTTCTGCGCGGACCTGCCAGGAATATGGGCAGCAGCCCGGAAGAGATGGAAGAAATTTTTGAGCAACTTCTGGAGGAACTTTACAGAATTAGCCGTTGA
- a CDS encoding type II toxin-antitoxin system VapC family toxin, whose amino-acid sequence MLVLLDTCTISDFVKGDSNTLVQIKNHSPREIAVSAITLMEIEYGLFLNPAKAKKIRPILDEFLASISILAFGNQEAICAAQIRAALKQSGTPIGAYDLLIGATAITHNLKLITANPQEFARIQGLSWENWR is encoded by the coding sequence GTGCTGGTTTTACTCGATACTTGTACGATTAGTGATTTTGTCAAAGGTGATAGCAACACTCTAGTGCAGATCAAAAATCACTCTCCTAGGGAAATTGCCGTTTCTGCGATAACTCTAATGGAAATCGAATATGGACTATTTCTTAATCCAGCGAAGGCAAAGAAAATAAGACCCATTCTTGACGAATTTCTTGCTTCTATCTCAATTCTTGCCTTTGGCAATCAAGAAGCCATTTGCGCCGCTCAAATTAGAGCAGCTCTCAAACAATCCGGGACTCCCATTGGTGCTTACGATCTGTTAATAGGTGCAACGGCGATTACTCATAATCTTAAATTAATTACGGCCAATCCCCAAGAATTTGCTCGTATTCAAGGATTATCGTGGGAAAATTGGCGTTAA
- a CDS encoding CopG family transcriptional regulator: protein MNFNLYLEEELSQQLQALSRSTGKSQNALIREAIQLLITTKEQSQWSSTILNFQGVSDGIIFEAYREELSPPREDEVI from the coding sequence ATGAACTTCAATCTTTATCTGGAAGAGGAATTAAGTCAGCAACTACAGGCTTTATCTCGCTCTACAGGCAAATCCCAGAATGCTTTGATTCGAGAAGCAATACAGCTTTTAATTACCACAAAAGAACAGTCGCAATGGTCGTCAACTATCCTTAATTTTCAAGGGGTAAGTGATGGTATTATTTTTGAAGCTTATAGAGAGGAACTTTCCCCACCTAGAGAAGATGAGGTGATTTAG
- a CDS encoding HNH endonuclease, whose product MVIPKSLYHIVRQRARFRCEYCHYPELLSSAPLSIDHIQPQSLGGSDTLDNLALACRRCNERRYNFTTGIDPETEAEASLFNPRQQIK is encoded by the coding sequence ATGGTCATTCCTAAATCGCTCTACCATATTGTTCGACAACGCGCTAGGTTCCGGTGTGAATACTGTCACTATCCCGAACTCCTCAGTTCCGCCCCTCTTTCGATCGACCATATTCAACCCCAATCCCTCGGTGGTAGCGATACGCTGGACAACCTCGCCCTAGCCTGTCGTCGTTGCAATGAAAGGCGTTATAACTTCACAACGGGGATTGACCCAGAAACCGAGGCAGAAGCTTCACTGTTCAACCCACGCCAGCAAATTAAGTAG
- the larE gene encoding ATP-dependent sacrificial sulfur transferase LarE → MDSQLLDKLGQLQNLLKTSEKALIAYSGGVDSTLVAKVAYDLLGSQALAITAVSPSLLPEELEEAIAQADYIGIRHELVETEEMNNPNYTSNPVNRCYFCKSELHDTLKPIALARGYSYVIDGVNADDLRDYRPGIQAARERGARSPLAEIAITKSEVRQLSRYLNLPWWDKPAQPCLSSRFPYGEEISLEKLQRVGRAEIYLRKLGYRQLRVRSSGDTARIELPSAQIPDFINRTNLSQLVADLQKLGFIYVTLDLEGYQSGKLNRVL, encoded by the coding sequence ATGGACAGTCAATTACTTGATAAACTCGGACAATTACAAAACCTCTTAAAAACCAGTGAAAAAGCTCTGATTGCCTATTCTGGGGGCGTGGATAGTACCCTAGTGGCCAAAGTGGCCTATGATCTGCTAGGGAGTCAAGCATTGGCAATTACGGCGGTTTCCCCTTCCCTACTGCCGGAAGAATTAGAAGAAGCGATCGCTCAAGCCGATTATATCGGTATTCGGCACGAATTGGTGGAAACCGAGGAAATGAATAACCCCAATTACACCAGTAATCCCGTTAATCGCTGTTATTTCTGCAAGAGTGAGCTACACGACACCCTTAAACCCATTGCTCTCGCTCGTGGTTATTCCTACGTCATTGATGGCGTTAATGCTGATGATTTAAGGGATTATCGTCCCGGGATTCAGGCCGCTAGGGAGCGCGGCGCTCGTTCACCTTTGGCGGAAATTGCTATCACAAAAAGCGAAGTTCGTCAACTATCTCGTTACTTAAATTTACCTTGGTGGGATAAACCGGCGCAACCCTGTTTAAGTTCCCGTTTTCCCTACGGGGAGGAAATTAGCCTGGAGAAATTGCAAAGAGTCGGACGGGCGGAGATTTATCTGCGAAAATTAGGTTATCGTCAATTACGGGTGCGATCGAGCGGCGATACAGCACGGATTGAATTACCCTCGGCACAAATTCCCGACTTTATTAATCGGACAAATTTAAGCCAATTAGTCGCTGATCTGCAAAAATTAGGCTTTATCTATGTCACCCTCGATCTAGAAGGTTATCAAAGCGGCAAGCTTAATCGAGTCCTCTAG
- a CDS encoding DUF433 domain-containing protein: protein MTTTLTDYKHIAIDHRGVPIIAGSTLKVIDLVMAQIAYGWTPAEIHINHRDLSMSQIHSALAYYWEHRDELDQAIQADLEFAQKMREKAGDSPFVTRLKAQAIK, encoded by the coding sequence ATGACAACAACTCTCACAGACTATAAACATATTGCAATTGATCATCGGGGAGTACCAATAATTGCGGGTTCTACCCTGAAAGTGATTGATCTAGTTATGGCACAAATAGCTTACGGTTGGACTCCAGCAGAAATTCACATTAACCATCGTGATTTAAGTATGAGTCAAATTCACTCAGCATTAGCTTACTATTGGGAACATAGAGATGAATTAGATCAAGCTATCCAAGCTGATTTAGAATTTGCCCAAAAAATGCGAGAAAAAGCTGGAGATTCTCCCTTTGTTACCCGACTTAAAGCACAGGCAATAAAGTAG
- a CDS encoding DUF5615 family PIN-like protein, whose product MKLLFDHNLSPRLVSLLVDIYPDSNHLYLLGLDQESDYYVWEIAKIQDYIIVTKDSDFNELLILKGFPPKVIWIRLGNCSTKTIESLLRDNYKAILSFEGDQNLGIIALS is encoded by the coding sequence ATGAAATTACTTTTTGATCACAATTTATCACCTCGCTTAGTTAGTCTATTAGTTGATATTTATCCCGATTCAAATCATCTTTACTTGCTGGGATTAGACCAAGAATCTGATTATTATGTCTGGGAAATCGCTAAAATACAAGACTATATTATTGTCACCAAAGATTCTGATTTTAATGAATTACTAATTCTTAAAGGTTTTCCGCCTAAAGTAATTTGGATTCGTTTGGGAAATTGCTCTACTAAAACTATAGAATCATTGTTAAGAGATAACTACAAAGCTATTTTATCTTTTGAGGGAGATCAAAATCTTGGTATCATCGCTTTATCCTAA